A single window of Candidatus Krumholzibacteriota bacterium DNA harbors:
- a CDS encoding D-tyrosyl-tRNA(Tyr) deacylase, translating into MRTVVQRVAEASVDVDGQRVSSIGPGILLLAAFRKGDSNEELDWTARKCLELRIFEDGEGRMNRSLLDVEGDVLVVSQFTLYGDVRRGKRPSYTESAPAEEARRLYRQFVDMLGAHWPRVAEGVFQARMRVSLVNDGPVTLIVERDAHA; encoded by the coding sequence ATGCGCACGGTCGTGCAGCGCGTCGCCGAAGCGTCCGTCGACGTCGACGGGCAGCGTGTTTCCTCGATCGGTCCGGGGATACTGCTGCTCGCCGCATTCCGGAAGGGCGATTCAAACGAGGAACTGGACTGGACGGCGAGGAAATGCCTCGAGCTCCGCATCTTCGAAGACGGCGAGGGCCGGATGAATCGATCCCTCCTTGACGTGGAAGGGGACGTTCTCGTAGTGTCCCAGTTCACGCTCTACGGGGACGTCCGCAGGGGAAAACGACCATCCTACACGGAAAGCGCGCCCGCGGAGGAAGCCCGAAGGCTCTACCGGCAATTCGTCGACATGCTCGGCGCCCACTGGCCCCGCGTGGCGGAGGGAGTCTTCCAGGCCCGCATGCGCGTGAGCCTCGTCAACGACGGGCCGGTCACGCTGATCGTCGAGCGGGACGCGCACGCGTGA